Proteins co-encoded in one Kribbella qitaiheensis genomic window:
- a CDS encoding polysaccharide deacetylase family protein, whose protein sequence is MSSRFTRVVTRTAAVAVVGAAVVVTLTAANKMESEAATRPQAVKTSTSAEQPAEKPQPTADPTADPTVDPTADPSRSAAGAKVVYLTFDDGPDPAWTPQILDLLASNGAKATFFELGQMVARHPELHDAVLAGGNAIGSHSYSHPQLTMISAAKRHREITGGPESKCFRPPYGAVNAQVRAEIKAAGMKPVLWDTDSLDWTKPGSGAIVANVLKTVHSGSVVLMHDAGGNRSETVAALEKLLPILTAKGYTFAALDC, encoded by the coding sequence ATGTCCAGCAGGTTCACCAGGGTCGTCACGCGGACCGCGGCAGTGGCGGTGGTCGGTGCCGCCGTCGTGGTCACGCTGACAGCGGCCAACAAGATGGAGTCCGAAGCGGCGACCCGGCCGCAGGCGGTCAAGACCTCCACCTCGGCCGAACAGCCGGCGGAGAAGCCGCAGCCGACAGCCGACCCGACTGCCGACCCGACTGTCGATCCGACTGCCGATCCGAGTCGCTCTGCCGCCGGCGCAAAGGTCGTCTATCTCACCTTCGACGACGGGCCCGATCCTGCTTGGACGCCGCAGATCCTGGACCTCCTGGCGAGCAACGGCGCGAAGGCAACGTTCTTCGAACTCGGCCAGATGGTGGCACGGCATCCTGAACTGCATGACGCTGTGCTGGCCGGTGGCAACGCGATCGGGAGCCACTCGTACTCGCATCCGCAACTGACCATGATCTCCGCCGCCAAAAGGCACCGGGAGATCACCGGCGGACCTGAGTCGAAGTGCTTCCGGCCGCCGTACGGTGCCGTGAATGCTCAGGTCCGGGCCGAGATCAAGGCAGCCGGTATGAAGCCAGTGCTGTGGGACACGGATTCTCTCGACTGGACCAAGCCGGGCAGCGGCGCGATCGTCGCCAACGTCCTGAAGACCGTCCACTCAGGCAGCGTCGTCCTGATGCACGATGCGGGCGGCAACCGGAGTGAGACCGTCGCCGCACTGGAGAAGCTACTGCCGATCCTCACCGCGAAGGGATACACCTTCGCCGCGCTGGACTGCTGA
- a CDS encoding Dyp-type peroxidase — protein sequence MRLRAGAAVTGGAVAVANNAGGSVEAAGSPAAASREISPYGVHQPAIAAPSPKHAELVALNLQSGTDKAALGRLMRLWSTDVTALSAGRPAPGDTAPELALGNVALTVTVGFGPRVFLLPGLTAKRPRGLDELPVMSHDRLQPAWSGGDLVLLVGADDPVSVVHAVRRLVADAAPFARPVWRQTGFWNGTGPDGKPVTGRNLFGQVDGSGNPTPGTPEFDQTVWSDEPGWFTDGTTLVVRRIKLNLDTWDELTRSEQERAVGRKLSTGAPVTGTAEHDELDLEKRDADGRLMIAENAHARLSHHSTNDGRRIFRKGLNYVHDTGATRESGLIFLSYQADIAGQFLPLLARLDAADALNEWTNTIGTAVFALPPGFEQGTWLAHQLLD from the coding sequence GTGCGGCTGCGGGCCGGCGCCGCCGTCACTGGTGGAGCCGTCGCCGTCGCCAACAATGCGGGCGGCTCCGTCGAGGCTGCCGGCTCGCCAGCCGCGGCGAGCCGCGAGATTTCGCCGTACGGCGTGCATCAGCCGGCCATCGCGGCACCCTCGCCCAAGCATGCCGAGTTGGTGGCGCTCAATCTCCAGAGCGGTACCGACAAGGCGGCGCTAGGTCGGTTGATGCGGCTGTGGAGCACCGACGTCACCGCTTTGAGCGCCGGTCGACCGGCGCCAGGTGACACCGCTCCGGAGCTTGCCCTAGGCAACGTTGCGCTGACGGTGACGGTCGGATTCGGTCCGCGAGTGTTTTTGCTGCCGGGGCTGACGGCGAAGCGGCCGCGAGGGCTCGACGAGTTGCCGGTCATGTCGCACGATCGGCTGCAACCTGCCTGGTCCGGTGGCGATCTGGTGCTGCTCGTCGGAGCGGATGATCCCGTCAGCGTGGTTCACGCAGTACGGCGGTTGGTGGCTGACGCGGCGCCGTTCGCCCGGCCGGTGTGGCGGCAGACCGGCTTCTGGAACGGCACCGGCCCTGACGGCAAGCCAGTGACCGGCCGCAACCTCTTCGGCCAGGTGGATGGCAGTGGAAACCCAACACCGGGGACGCCCGAGTTCGATCAGACGGTGTGGTCGGACGAACCAGGCTGGTTCACCGACGGTACGACGCTCGTCGTACGCCGGATCAAGCTCAACCTGGACACCTGGGACGAGTTGACCAGGTCAGAACAGGAACGCGCGGTCGGGCGGAAACTCTCCACCGGCGCACCGGTCACCGGCACCGCCGAGCACGACGAACTCGACCTGGAGAAGCGCGACGCCGACGGCCGGCTCATGATCGCCGAGAACGCGCACGCCCGGCTCTCGCACCACTCGACGAACGACGGCCGCCGGATCTTCCGCAAGGGCCTCAACTACGTCCATGACACCGGCGCGACCCGCGAGTCCGGCCTGATCTTCCTCAGCTATCAGGCCGACATCGCCGGCCAGTTCCTTCCCCTGCTGGCCCGCCTCGACGCGGCCGATGCCCTCAACGAGTGGACAAACACCATCGGCACAGCCGTCTTCGCCCTCCCACCCGGCTTCGAGCAAGGCACCTGGCTCGCCCACCAGTTGCTCGATTGA
- a CDS encoding copper chaperone PCu(A)C, whose product MSVKTKLLMACIAVALPLLVSSCGTADKKPVEAAAKTPGVIVEDAWVRATAGAKDTSMTAAFMSLTNPGSASIKLTSATSPVAGIVQLHEMAMKDGKMVMQEKAGGITVPAGSHAHLAPSGDHVMLMGLKQGLKPGDEVPLTLKFSDGSSHDLTVPVKAFTEEEEHYHPTPTPTSTP is encoded by the coding sequence GTGTCCGTGAAGACCAAGTTGCTGATGGCATGTATCGCCGTCGCCCTCCCCTTGTTGGTGTCCTCCTGCGGAACGGCGGACAAGAAGCCTGTCGAAGCGGCAGCCAAGACGCCTGGTGTGATCGTGGAGGATGCCTGGGTGCGGGCGACGGCCGGCGCCAAGGACACCTCGATGACCGCCGCGTTCATGTCGCTGACGAATCCTGGCTCGGCGAGCATCAAGTTGACCTCGGCAACTTCTCCGGTGGCCGGAATCGTGCAGCTGCACGAGATGGCGATGAAGGACGGCAAGATGGTGATGCAGGAGAAGGCCGGCGGCATCACCGTCCCGGCCGGCTCGCACGCCCACCTCGCACCGAGCGGTGATCACGTGATGCTGATGGGTCTGAAGCAAGGCCTCAAGCCGGGTGACGAAGTGCCGTTGACGCTCAAGTTCTCCGACGGTTCCAGCCATGACCTGACCGTGCCGGTGAAGGCGTTCACCGAAGAGGAAGAGCACTACCACCCGACGCCGACGCCGACCAGCACGCCTTGA
- the cphA gene encoding cyanophycin synthetase, with product MTDTAPDQTPTGTPGNAETLGTPSPDLKVIETRVYRGPNIWSYEPAIHLVVDLGSLENFPSNTIDGFTERLLEYLPRLDQHHCSRGRRGGFIERLQEGTWLGHIAEHVSLQLQQEAGHDMRRGKTRQVKGVPGRYNIVYSYADEGVGLAAGELAIRFVNYLVQPTPDFDFTTELEKFIRAAERSAFGPSTQAIVDEAVSRDIPWIRLNKFSLVQLGQGVHAKRIRATMTSETGSIAVDVAGDKDLTTKLLASAGLPVPRSASVRDVEDAVSAANKIGYPVVCKPLDGNHGRGVCLNLQDADAVREAFPVAADQSRRGSVIVESFVTGKDYRCLIINGRMEAIAERVPAHVVGDGVHTVAELVEITNADPRRGVGHEKILTRITVNAAARELVRSQGFELDDVPPEETMVKLTLTGNMSTGGISIDRTFEAHPENVEIAEEAARMIGLDIAGIDFICPDITQPVRETGGAICEVNAAPGFRMHTNPTIGDPQYIAKPVVDMLFPPGATSRIPIVAVTGTNGKTTTSRMISHVFKGMGRKVGMTSTDGIVIDERLVIRSDASGPKSARMVLQNPRVDFAVFEVARGGILREGLGYERNDVAVVLNIQPDHLGMRGIDTLDQLADVKAVLVEAVPRNGFAVLNADDPLVRKMRRKCSGEVVWFSIAEPGSEVREYIEGHCRRGGRAVVLDRSDLGDMISMKHGRRSMQLAWTHLLPATFGGRAMMNVQNAMAAAAAAFAAGAPLHDIRQGLRTFNTSYYLSPGRLNEIQVDGRTVIVDYCHNAPAMRMLGDFVDKLGESLNASSELGRPSRIGVIATAGDRRDDDMRELGEVAAQHFDVVIVREDVRLRGRKRGESAELITEGVRTAMENGARCRQVETVLEELTAVQHALSRSNRGDLVILCVDQHQSVLSELESVSHLAQAGARSGDEGGDPDFVRPEGDPEDDESDE from the coding sequence ATGACCGACACCGCCCCCGACCAGACCCCGACCGGTACGCCGGGCAACGCCGAGACACTCGGCACTCCCAGCCCGGACCTGAAGGTGATCGAGACCCGGGTCTACCGCGGCCCGAACATCTGGAGCTACGAGCCGGCCATCCACCTGGTGGTCGATCTGGGATCGCTGGAGAACTTCCCGTCGAACACCATCGACGGCTTCACCGAGCGGCTGCTGGAGTACCTCCCCCGGCTCGATCAGCACCACTGCTCGCGCGGCCGCCGCGGCGGCTTCATCGAGCGCCTGCAAGAGGGCACCTGGCTCGGCCACATCGCCGAGCACGTCTCGCTCCAGCTGCAGCAGGAGGCCGGCCACGACATGCGGCGCGGCAAGACCCGCCAGGTGAAGGGCGTCCCCGGCCGGTACAACATCGTCTACTCGTACGCCGACGAGGGCGTCGGCCTTGCCGCCGGTGAGCTCGCGATCCGGTTCGTGAACTATCTGGTCCAGCCGACGCCGGACTTCGACTTCACCACCGAGCTGGAGAAGTTCATCAGGGCCGCCGAGCGGAGCGCCTTCGGGCCCTCGACGCAGGCGATCGTCGACGAGGCCGTGTCCCGCGACATCCCCTGGATCCGGCTGAACAAGTTCAGTCTGGTGCAGCTCGGCCAGGGCGTGCACGCGAAGCGGATCCGGGCGACCATGACGTCCGAGACCGGCTCGATCGCGGTGGACGTGGCCGGCGACAAGGACCTCACCACCAAGCTGCTCGCCTCCGCCGGCCTGCCGGTGCCGCGATCGGCCTCGGTCCGCGACGTCGAGGACGCGGTCTCGGCAGCCAACAAGATCGGCTACCCGGTCGTCTGTAAGCCGCTCGACGGCAACCATGGCCGCGGCGTCTGCCTGAACCTGCAGGACGCGGACGCGGTCCGGGAGGCCTTCCCGGTCGCGGCCGACCAGTCGCGGCGCGGCTCGGTGATCGTGGAGAGCTTCGTCACCGGCAAGGACTACCGCTGCCTGATCATCAACGGGCGGATGGAAGCCATCGCCGAGCGGGTCCCGGCCCACGTCGTCGGCGACGGCGTGCACACGGTGGCCGAGCTGGTCGAGATCACCAACGCCGACCCGCGCCGAGGCGTCGGGCACGAGAAGATCCTGACCCGGATCACGGTGAACGCGGCCGCTCGCGAGCTGGTCCGGTCGCAGGGCTTCGAGCTGGACGACGTACCGCCCGAAGAGACGATGGTGAAGCTGACCCTCACCGGCAACATGTCCACGGGTGGGATCTCGATCGACCGCACCTTCGAGGCGCATCCGGAGAACGTCGAGATCGCCGAGGAGGCGGCCCGGATGATCGGGCTGGACATCGCCGGTATCGACTTCATCTGCCCCGACATCACCCAGCCGGTCCGCGAGACCGGTGGCGCGATCTGCGAGGTCAACGCGGCCCCCGGGTTCCGGATGCACACGAACCCGACGATCGGCGACCCGCAGTACATCGCGAAGCCGGTCGTCGACATGCTGTTCCCGCCGGGCGCGACCAGCCGGATCCCGATCGTGGCCGTGACCGGGACGAACGGGAAGACGACCACCTCGCGGATGATCAGCCACGTCTTCAAGGGGATGGGCCGCAAGGTCGGGATGACGTCGACCGACGGCATCGTGATCGACGAGCGGCTGGTGATCCGGTCCGACGCGTCCGGGCCGAAGTCCGCCCGGATGGTGCTGCAGAATCCCCGCGTCGACTTCGCCGTGTTCGAGGTGGCTCGCGGCGGGATCCTGCGGGAGGGACTCGGGTACGAGCGCAACGACGTCGCCGTCGTACTGAACATCCAGCCCGACCACCTCGGGATGCGCGGGATCGACACCCTCGACCAACTGGCCGACGTCAAGGCCGTGCTGGTCGAGGCGGTGCCGCGGAACGGGTTCGCGGTACTGAATGCCGACGATCCGCTGGTCCGCAAGATGCGGCGGAAGTGCTCCGGCGAGGTGGTCTGGTTCAGCATCGCGGAGCCGGGCAGCGAGGTTCGCGAGTACATCGAGGGACACTGCCGGCGCGGCGGGCGGGCCGTCGTACTGGATCGCTCGGATCTCGGCGACATGATCAGCATGAAGCACGGCCGGCGCTCGATGCAGCTGGCCTGGACACACTTGCTGCCGGCAACCTTCGGCGGCCGGGCGATGATGAACGTGCAGAACGCGATGGCGGCCGCGGCAGCAGCTTTCGCCGCCGGAGCGCCGTTGCACGACATCCGGCAGGGTCTGCGGACGTTCAACACCTCGTACTACCTGTCCCCCGGCCGGTTGAACGAGATCCAGGTCGACGGCCGCACGGTGATCGTCGACTACTGCCACAACGCACCCGCGATGCGGATGCTGGGCGACTTCGTCGACAAGCTCGGCGAGAGCCTGAACGCCTCGTCCGAGCTCGGCCGGCCGTCGCGGATCGGCGTGATCGCCACGGCGGGCGACCGGCGCGACGACGACATGCGCGAACTCGGCGAGGTCGCGGCCCAGCACTTCGACGTGGTGATCGTCCGCGAGGACGTGAGGCTGCGCGGCCGCAAGCGCGGCGAGTCGGCCGAGCTGATCACCGAGGGCGTCCGGACCGCGATGGAGAACGGCGCCCGCTGCCGCCAGGTCGAAACGGTCCTCGAAGAGCTCACCGCCGTACAGCACGCGCTGTCCCGCTCAAACCGCGGCGACCTGGTAATCCTCTGCGTCGACCAGCACCAGTCCGTCCTGTCCGAGCTCGAATCCGTCTCCCACCTGGCCCAGGCCGGCGCCCGCTCCGGCGACGAGGGCGGCGACCCCGACTTCGTCCGCCCCGAAGGCGACCCGGAGGACGACGAGTCAGACGAGTAG
- a CDS encoding cyanophycinase yields MSEQQGGVTTSGPGALFAIGGAEDKLKKRMVLQEFVEAAGGPKARIVVVPTASALGPDVVDVYSALFAALGAASVVGVRPENREDADDPAFIEPLEQATGIFMTGGNQLKLSGVVTGTAFGRAVTEAHARGAAVGGTSAGASILAEHMIAFGRSGATPRQRMSQLAGGLGLVQGAIVDQHFAQRNRYGRLLSLVAQSPGLLGIGVDEDTAAVVRGSHLEVVGRGAVTIFDGSRITSNAHYASRSEAILASGVVLHVLPASSTFDLKARVLLSFGPQPPAEEIASIEAAEADLRKLAKEIAAEGVSPAYYAERKRRAGRRTAKSEPTPAKGAAVKSAVPAKKARSSAAGQSRPEATEPLSAGAEFSRPDSDPRPDSGTA; encoded by the coding sequence ATGTCAGAACAGCAGGGTGGGGTGACGACGAGCGGGCCGGGTGCCTTGTTCGCCATTGGTGGGGCCGAGGACAAGCTGAAGAAGCGGATGGTCCTGCAGGAGTTCGTCGAGGCGGCAGGTGGTCCGAAGGCGCGGATCGTGGTGGTCCCGACCGCCTCCGCGCTGGGCCCGGACGTGGTCGACGTGTACTCCGCCCTGTTCGCCGCGCTCGGTGCGGCCAGCGTGGTCGGCGTACGGCCGGAGAACCGCGAGGACGCGGACGACCCGGCCTTCATCGAGCCGTTGGAGCAGGCCACCGGGATTTTCATGACCGGCGGCAACCAACTCAAGCTGAGCGGCGTGGTCACCGGTACGGCGTTCGGTCGCGCGGTGACCGAAGCGCATGCACGAGGCGCCGCAGTCGGCGGTACGTCGGCAGGCGCGAGCATTCTGGCCGAGCACATGATCGCCTTCGGACGGTCCGGCGCGACCCCACGGCAGCGGATGAGCCAATTGGCCGGCGGACTCGGCCTGGTCCAGGGCGCGATCGTGGATCAGCACTTCGCCCAGCGCAATCGGTACGGGCGGTTGCTCTCGCTGGTCGCGCAGTCCCCCGGGCTGCTCGGGATCGGCGTCGACGAGGACACGGCGGCCGTAGTACGGGGATCTCATCTCGAGGTCGTCGGGCGGGGTGCGGTGACGATCTTCGACGGCAGCCGGATCACTTCGAACGCCCATTACGCCAGCCGGTCCGAGGCGATCCTTGCCTCCGGCGTCGTACTGCACGTGTTGCCGGCCAGCTCGACCTTCGATCTGAAGGCGCGGGTGCTGCTGTCCTTCGGTCCGCAGCCTCCCGCCGAGGAGATCGCCTCGATCGAGGCCGCCGAGGCGGATCTGCGCAAGCTGGCCAAGGAGATCGCGGCCGAGGGCGTCTCACCGGCGTACTACGCCGAGCGCAAGCGCCGGGCCGGCCGGCGGACGGCGAAGTCGGAACCAACGCCGGCGAAGGGCGCAGCGGTGAAGTCGGCGGTCCCGGCGAAGAAGGCCAGATCGTCGGCGGCGGGACAGTCCAGACCGGAGGCGACCGAGCCGTTGAGCGCGGGCGCCGAATTCAGCCGACCAGATTCCGACCCGCGACCAGACAGTGGGACCGCATGA
- a CDS encoding cupin domain-containing protein — translation MTDFGKLPGGLVPALLTAEEQDVVWFLGSLVRIRLGGDATGGQLAVVEHENERGFGTPVHTHHAADETFFVLDGELRVEVDGQISTAGAGSVAFLPRGLSHSILITSPQARYLTLHNPAGFEEFTRAVGTPRADMPPPDLQALKAIAAGYDIDIIGPPPRL, via the coding sequence GTGACTGATTTCGGCAAGCTGCCCGGTGGTTTGGTTCCGGCCCTGCTGACAGCCGAGGAGCAGGACGTCGTCTGGTTCCTCGGCTCGCTGGTGCGGATCCGGCTCGGTGGCGACGCGACGGGTGGGCAGCTCGCCGTGGTCGAGCACGAGAACGAGCGCGGCTTCGGGACTCCGGTGCACACCCACCACGCGGCCGACGAGACGTTCTTCGTCCTCGACGGAGAACTTCGCGTCGAGGTGGACGGCCAGATCAGTACCGCGGGGGCCGGCTCGGTCGCCTTCCTGCCCCGCGGGCTCTCGCACTCGATCCTGATCACCAGCCCGCAGGCGAGATACCTGACCCTGCACAACCCGGCCGGCTTCGAGGAATTCACCAGAGCCGTCGGTACGCCGCGAGCCGATATGCCTCCGCCGGATCTCCAGGCGCTCAAGGCAATCGCCGCCGGCTACGACATCGACATCATCGGCCCGCCCCCGCGGCTCTGA